The Megalops cyprinoides isolate fMegCyp1 chromosome 9, fMegCyp1.pri, whole genome shotgun sequence genome has a window encoding:
- the rasgrp4 gene encoding RAS guanyl-releasing protein 4 isoform X2: MNRKETKRKSRQDSLSSGRCRRTVQRRMTCPSPQEISQVLQGPCPSSRAVSLEDLILRCLHCFDSEGKLTKGTQLVNMTLMMHSWVVPSHTFADKLLSLYKDCPVEKRAQQRPQICHLIRYWITQFPAALEADPLLEQVMGDLWALVRTEGKETNCQLIDTSCLPPANPSQAPSPTVKKRKVSLLFDHMEPDEMAEHLSYLEFKNFCRVSYLDYHSYVVRGSVRDNPALERSVMLCNGVSQWVQLMILSRHTAQQRAQVFTKFIHVAQKLRSLQNFNTLMAITGGLCHSSISRLKDTASLLPQDVTKMLSEMTELLSSRSNYSTYRRVYSECSGFKVPILGVHLKDLISLNEALPDYLEEDKINLGKMQHLYSNITDLLAIHNCTPPFEANKDLLHLLTLSLDLYYTEDEIYELSYAKEPKNPKIQPTAPVKPPVVAEWGSGVTPRLDPDTISTHVKQMVDSIMKNYDLNLDGYISLEDFEKIAANFPFSFCTHESDREGEISREEITSYFMRGMSVCAKLGLNFLHNFHETTYKRPTFCDTCGGFLWGVIKQGYRCRDCGINCHRHCKDQVGLECKKRFKVSGSSCPCTPAPDIRPKGNSCSSEEDTFVFPHSEGAEQSDGEGSQLSHQSTQTDPGVWTPGPADRRGSQTNSHIPSSPLEKDKTALCPTPKQEEVKQQRNPAPQRARGTSMPVPFLVEKMEELQLQKDKKKEPD, from the exons GAAGTCTCGTCAGGACAGCCTGAGCAGTGGGCGATGTCGGCGGACGGTGCAGAGGCGGATGACCTGCCCCAGCCCGCAGGAGATCAGCCAGGTCCTGCAGGGCCCCTGCCCCAGCTCCCGCGCTGTGAGCCTGGAGGACCTTATCCTGCGTTGTCTGCACTGCTTTG ACTCGGAGGGGAAGCTGACCAAAGGGACCCAGCTGGTCAACATGACCCTCATGATGCACAGCTGGGTGGTCCCCTCCCACACCTTTGCAGACAAGCTGCTCTCTCT TTATAAGGACTGCCCTGTGGAAAAGAGGGCACAGCAACGTCCCCAGATCTGCCACCTCATCAg gTACTGGATCACCCAGTTCCCTGCTGCATTGGAAGCAGACCCCCTCCTGGAGCAGGTGATGGGGGACCTGTGGGCCCTGGTGAGGACAGAGGGGAAGGAGACCAACTGCCAGCTGATTGACACCTCTTGCCT CCCACCAGCCAATCCTTCCCAAGCGCCCTCCCCCactgtgaaaaagagaaaggtgTCACTGCTCTTCGACCACATGGAGCCAGATGAGATGGCCGAACACCTCAGTTACCTGGAGTTTAAAAACTTCTGCAGAGTTTCA TACCTGGACTACCACAGCTATGTGGTCCGCGGCTCAGTGCGGGACAACCCTGCCCTGGAGCGTTCAGTCATGCTGTGTAATGGAGTGTCCCAGTGGGTCCAGCTGATGATCCtgagcagacacacagcacagcagagagcgCAAGTCTTCACCAAGTTCATCCATGTGGcccag AAGCTGCGCTCTCTGCAGAACTTCAACACTCTGATGGCTATCACAGGTGGCCTGTGCCACAGCTCCATCTCTCGCCTTAAAGACACAGCCAGCCTGCTGCCTCAGGATGTCACCAAG ATGCTGAGCGAGATGACTGAGCTGCTGTCCTCCCGCAGCAACTACAGTACCTACAGGCGTGTTTACAGCGAGTGCTCAGGGTTCAAGGTGCCCATCCTGGGAGTGCATCTCAAGGACCTGATTTCCCTGAACGAGGCACTGCCCGACTACCTGGAGGAGGACAAGATCAACCTGGGCAAGATGCAGCACCTGTACAGCAACATCACGGACCTGCTTGCCATCCACAACTGCACACCCCCCTTCGAGGCCAACAAGGACCTGCTGCACCTCTTGACG CTGTCTCTGGACCTGTACTACACTGAGGATGAGATATACGAGCTCTCCTATGCCAAGGAGCCGAAGAACCCCAAGATCCAg CCTACTGCTCCAGTCAAGCCACCTGTAGTAGCAGAGTGGGGCTCAGGTGTGACGCCCAGACTGGACCCTGACACCATCTCCACGCACGTCAAACAGATGGTGGAC TCCATAATGAAGAACTACGACCTGAATCTGGACGGGTACATCTCCTTGGAAGACTTTGAAAAGATAGCTGCCAACTTTCCCTTTTCCTTCTGCACACATGAGAGTGACAG GGAAGGAGAGATAAGTCGGGAAGAAATCACCTCATACTTCATGAGGGGGATGTCAGTCTGTGCCAAGCTGGGCCTCAACTTCCTACACAATTTCCATGAGACAACCTATAAGCGACCTACCTTCTGTGACACCTGCGGAGGCTTT CTGTGGGGAGTCATTAAGCAGGGTTACCGCTGCAGAG ATTGTGGGATTAACTGCCACAGGCATTGTAAGGACCAGGTTGGACTAGAATGCAAGAAGAGGTTCAAGGTTTCAGGGAGTTCCTGTCCCTGCACCCCTGCCCCTGATATCAGGCCCAAGGGAAACAGCTGTA GCTCTGAAGAGGACACCTTTGTTTTCCCTCATAGTGAGGGTGCAGAGCAAAGTGATGGGGAGGGCTCCCAGCTTTCACACCAGTCCACTCAGACAGACCCAGGGGTGTGGACCCCAGGACCGGCTGACAGAAGAGGGAGCCAGACCAATTCACATATCCCAAGCTCCCCTCTAGAGAAG GACAAAACAGCCTTATGTCCCACCCCAAAACAAGAGGAGGTCAAGCAGCAGAGAAACCCAGCACCACAGAGAGCTAGGGGCACCTCCATGCCTGTACCCTTCCTGGTGGAGAAGATGGAGGAACTGCAGCTgcaaaaagacaagaaaaaagagCCAGACTGA
- the rasgrp4 gene encoding RAS guanyl-releasing protein 4 isoform X1: protein MNRKETKRKSRQDSLSSGRCRRTVQRRMTCPSPQEISQVLQGPCPSSRAVSLEDLILRCLHCFDSEGKLTKGTQLVNMTLMMHSWVVPSHTFADKLLSLYKDCPVEKRAQQRPQICHLIRYWITQFPAALEADPLLEQVMGDLWALVRTEGKETNCQLIDTSCLSPPANPSQAPSPTVKKRKVSLLFDHMEPDEMAEHLSYLEFKNFCRVSYLDYHSYVVRGSVRDNPALERSVMLCNGVSQWVQLMILSRHTAQQRAQVFTKFIHVAQKLRSLQNFNTLMAITGGLCHSSISRLKDTASLLPQDVTKMLSEMTELLSSRSNYSTYRRVYSECSGFKVPILGVHLKDLISLNEALPDYLEEDKINLGKMQHLYSNITDLLAIHNCTPPFEANKDLLHLLTLSLDLYYTEDEIYELSYAKEPKNPKIQPTAPVKPPVVAEWGSGVTPRLDPDTISTHVKQMVDSIMKNYDLNLDGYISLEDFEKIAANFPFSFCTHESDREGEISREEITSYFMRGMSVCAKLGLNFLHNFHETTYKRPTFCDTCGGFLWGVIKQGYRCRDCGINCHRHCKDQVGLECKKRFKVSGSSCPCTPAPDIRPKGNSCSSEEDTFVFPHSEGAEQSDGEGSQLSHQSTQTDPGVWTPGPADRRGSQTNSHIPSSPLEKDKTALCPTPKQEEVKQQRNPAPQRARGTSMPVPFLVEKMEELQLQKDKKKEPD from the exons GAAGTCTCGTCAGGACAGCCTGAGCAGTGGGCGATGTCGGCGGACGGTGCAGAGGCGGATGACCTGCCCCAGCCCGCAGGAGATCAGCCAGGTCCTGCAGGGCCCCTGCCCCAGCTCCCGCGCTGTGAGCCTGGAGGACCTTATCCTGCGTTGTCTGCACTGCTTTG ACTCGGAGGGGAAGCTGACCAAAGGGACCCAGCTGGTCAACATGACCCTCATGATGCACAGCTGGGTGGTCCCCTCCCACACCTTTGCAGACAAGCTGCTCTCTCT TTATAAGGACTGCCCTGTGGAAAAGAGGGCACAGCAACGTCCCCAGATCTGCCACCTCATCAg gTACTGGATCACCCAGTTCCCTGCTGCATTGGAAGCAGACCCCCTCCTGGAGCAGGTGATGGGGGACCTGTGGGCCCTGGTGAGGACAGAGGGGAAGGAGACCAACTGCCAGCTGATTGACACCTCTTGCCT TAGCCCACCAGCCAATCCTTCCCAAGCGCCCTCCCCCactgtgaaaaagagaaaggtgTCACTGCTCTTCGACCACATGGAGCCAGATGAGATGGCCGAACACCTCAGTTACCTGGAGTTTAAAAACTTCTGCAGAGTTTCA TACCTGGACTACCACAGCTATGTGGTCCGCGGCTCAGTGCGGGACAACCCTGCCCTGGAGCGTTCAGTCATGCTGTGTAATGGAGTGTCCCAGTGGGTCCAGCTGATGATCCtgagcagacacacagcacagcagagagcgCAAGTCTTCACCAAGTTCATCCATGTGGcccag AAGCTGCGCTCTCTGCAGAACTTCAACACTCTGATGGCTATCACAGGTGGCCTGTGCCACAGCTCCATCTCTCGCCTTAAAGACACAGCCAGCCTGCTGCCTCAGGATGTCACCAAG ATGCTGAGCGAGATGACTGAGCTGCTGTCCTCCCGCAGCAACTACAGTACCTACAGGCGTGTTTACAGCGAGTGCTCAGGGTTCAAGGTGCCCATCCTGGGAGTGCATCTCAAGGACCTGATTTCCCTGAACGAGGCACTGCCCGACTACCTGGAGGAGGACAAGATCAACCTGGGCAAGATGCAGCACCTGTACAGCAACATCACGGACCTGCTTGCCATCCACAACTGCACACCCCCCTTCGAGGCCAACAAGGACCTGCTGCACCTCTTGACG CTGTCTCTGGACCTGTACTACACTGAGGATGAGATATACGAGCTCTCCTATGCCAAGGAGCCGAAGAACCCCAAGATCCAg CCTACTGCTCCAGTCAAGCCACCTGTAGTAGCAGAGTGGGGCTCAGGTGTGACGCCCAGACTGGACCCTGACACCATCTCCACGCACGTCAAACAGATGGTGGAC TCCATAATGAAGAACTACGACCTGAATCTGGACGGGTACATCTCCTTGGAAGACTTTGAAAAGATAGCTGCCAACTTTCCCTTTTCCTTCTGCACACATGAGAGTGACAG GGAAGGAGAGATAAGTCGGGAAGAAATCACCTCATACTTCATGAGGGGGATGTCAGTCTGTGCCAAGCTGGGCCTCAACTTCCTACACAATTTCCATGAGACAACCTATAAGCGACCTACCTTCTGTGACACCTGCGGAGGCTTT CTGTGGGGAGTCATTAAGCAGGGTTACCGCTGCAGAG ATTGTGGGATTAACTGCCACAGGCATTGTAAGGACCAGGTTGGACTAGAATGCAAGAAGAGGTTCAAGGTTTCAGGGAGTTCCTGTCCCTGCACCCCTGCCCCTGATATCAGGCCCAAGGGAAACAGCTGTA GCTCTGAAGAGGACACCTTTGTTTTCCCTCATAGTGAGGGTGCAGAGCAAAGTGATGGGGAGGGCTCCCAGCTTTCACACCAGTCCACTCAGACAGACCCAGGGGTGTGGACCCCAGGACCGGCTGACAGAAGAGGGAGCCAGACCAATTCACATATCCCAAGCTCCCCTCTAGAGAAG GACAAAACAGCCTTATGTCCCACCCCAAAACAAGAGGAGGTCAAGCAGCAGAGAAACCCAGCACCACAGAGAGCTAGGGGCACCTCCATGCCTGTACCCTTCCTGGTGGAGAAGATGGAGGAACTGCAGCTgcaaaaagacaagaaaaaagagCCAGACTGA
- the opa3 gene encoding optic atrophy 3 protein homolog — MVVGAFPIAKLLYLGVRQMSKPVANRIKAGARRSEFFKNYVCLPPAQLYHWIEMRTKMRIMGFRGAAIKPLNEEAAAELGAELLGEAVIFVVGGACMVLEYSRQAANSRRKEEELNQNINSLQTQLAELTLVTETLDAQLREVNRLLLSLPAPTNK, encoded by the exons ATGGTTGTCGGAGCCTTCCCTATCGCCAAGCTGCTGTATCTGGGGGTACGGCAGATGAGTAAACCGGTGGCTAACCGGATTAAGGCAGGGGCTCGGAGAAGCGAGTTCTTCAAGAATTATGTCTGCCTGCCCCCGGCGCAAC TGTACCATTGGATTGAGATGAGGACGAAAATGCGGATCATGGGATTCCGGGGTGCGGCCATAAAGCCCTTAAACGAAGAGGCAGCAGCCGAGTTGGGGGCAGAGCTTTTGGGTGAAGCTGTCATCTTCGTGGTGGGCGGGGCCTGCATGGTTCTGGAGTACAGCCGGCAGGCTGCAAACTCGCGCCGCAAGGAGGAGGAGCTCAACCAGAACATCAAcagcctgcagacacagctgGCAGAACTGACCCTGGTCACCGAGACCCTGGACGCACAGCTGAGAGAGGTCAACAGGCTACTGCTGTCACTGCCTGCTCCCACTAACAAATAG